The following are from one region of the Aspergillus chevalieri M1 DNA, chromosome 1, nearly complete sequence genome:
- the RPN6 gene encoding proteasome regulatory particle lid subunit RPN6 (BUSCO:EOG092630YS;~COG:O;~EggNog:ENOG410PJ50;~InterPro:IPR036390,IPR040773,IPR000717,IPR040780;~PFAM:PF18055,PF18503,PF01399): protein MAPSSVAAQRTEEARALAAKDPSKAESIYKEILAQGPGTTEASSRDYENALVGLGELYRDAKKPHEIAELIKTSRTAFSSFAKAKTAKLLRQLLDLFSEIPNTLDIQSDVIKSSIDWAIAERRSFLRQNLQTRLVAIYMQKQAYFDALNLITPLLRELKRLDDKLALVEVQLLESRVYHALGNQTKARAALTAARTSAASVYTNPNLQAGLDMQSGMLHAEDKDFQTSFSYFIEAMEGYSSLDETDMATAALQYMLLCKIMLNSVDDVTNLLGSKSAQKYASPRLEAMKAVARAHANRSLEEYEKALSNYRFELGSDVFIRNHLRRLYDAMLEQNLIKVIEPFSRVELAHVAKLVGLDTQQVERKLSQMILDKVIIGVLDQGSGCLIIYDETHRDQAYDSALDTIAKLSNVVEALYTNQASLLE, encoded by the exons ATGGCGCCCTCGTCGGTCGCCGCTCAGCGGACAGAGGAAGCCCGGGCTCTCGCGGCGAAGGACCCCTCGAAGGCAGAGAGCATTTATAAAGAGATCCTTGCTCAAGGCCCAGGGACGACAGAGGCTTCGTCGCGTGATTATGAGAATGCGTTGGTTGGGCTGGGAGAGCTCTACCGAGATGCGAAGAAGCCGCATGAGATTGCAGAGCTCATTAAGACCAGCCGTACTGCCTTCTCGTCATTTGCTAAGGCAAAGACGGCCAAGCTCC TTCGCCAGCTCTTGGACCTGTTCAGCGAAATCCCCAACACGCTTGATATCCAAAGTGACGTGATCAAATCCAGTATAGACTGGGCCATCGCAGAGCGACGATCTTTCCTTCGACAGAACCTCCAGACTCGCCTGGTTGCCATTTACATGCAGAAGCAAGCCTACTTCGACGCCCTTAATCTCATCACCCCCCTTCTCCGCGAACTCAAGCGCTTGGATGACAAACTTGCGTTGGTCGAGGTGCAGCTGTTGGAATCTCGCGTGTACCATGCTCTGGGTAATCAGACCAAGGCACGTGCAGCCCTGACAGCAGCCCGGACATCGGCTGCGTCGGTCTACACGAACCCCAACCTGCAGGCTGGTTTGGATATGCAGAGCGGTATGCTACACGCAGAGGATAAGGACTTTCAAACCTCGTTCTCCTACTTTATTGAAGCTATGGAAGGGTATAGCTCGCTCGACGAGACCGACATGGCAACCGCAGCTCTCCAATACATGTTGCTCTGCAAGATCATGTTGAACTCGGTGGATGACGTTACGAATTTGCTGGGATCGAAATCGGCACAGAAGTATGCGAGCCCGCGGCTCGAGGCCATGAAGGCCGTCGCTCGTGCCCACGCCAACCGCTCTCTCGAAGAATACGAAAAAGCACTCTCGAACTACCGGTTCGAGCTTGGCAGCGATGTATTTATCCGAAACCACCTCCGGAGACTGTACGATGCCATGTTGGAGCAGAACCTTATCAAGGTTATCGAGCCGTTCAGCCGTGTGGAATTGGCCCATGTTGCCAAGTTGGTCGGGTTGGATACACAACAAGTGGAGAGGAAGTTGTCTCAAATGATTCTGGACAAAGTAATCATTGGTGTGTTGGATCAGGGTTCTGGATGTCTTATCATCTATGATGAGACTCATCGTGACCAGGCTTATGATTCTGCATTGGACACTATTGCGAAGTTGAGCAATGTAGTGGAAGCGCTGTACACCAATCAGGCTTCGTTGCTGGAGTGA
- the SOF1 gene encoding rRNA-processing protein SOF1 (COG:A;~EggNog:ENOG410PGD7;~InterPro:IPR036322,IPR007287,IPR015943,IPR001680, IPR020472,IPR017986;~PFAM:PF04158,PF00400;~go_function: GO:0005515 - protein binding [Evidence IEA]): protein MKIKALSRPTASQQAPGSSVVRQPRNLDPAQHPFERAREYTRALNAVKMERLFAAPFVGQMGDGHVDGVYSMAKDPNSLDHFASGSGDGVVKVWDFTTHKEIWNTQAHENMVKGVCWTPEQKLLSCASDKTVKLFDPYRSSSETPPLATYLGQTPFTGVSHHRNIPAFAASSSQISVYDLSRPSSMPSQTLHWPTSVDTITSVAFNQTETSVLASTAMDRSVIMYDLRTSSPLSKLVLRLASNAVSWNPMEAFNFAVANEDHNVYIFDMRKMDRALNVLKDHVSAVMDVEFSPTGEELVTASYDRTVRLWDRAKGHSRDIYHTKRMQRVFSAKFTPDNKYVLSGSDDGNIRLWRTNASDRSGIKSARQRAKLEYDQALVNRYSHMPEIRRIKRQRHVPKTIKKATEIKRDELAAIKRREDNIRKHTKKSALSKKQHEREKMILTQEQ, encoded by the exons ATG AAAATCAAAGCTCTTTCTCGTCCAACAGCCTCTCAACAGGCTCCGGGATCCTCTGTCGTTCGACAGCCCCGAAACCTCGACCCTGCTCAGCATCCATTCGAACGAGCTCGTGAATATACTCGCGCGCTTAATGCCGTCAAGATGGAGCGACTATTTGCGGCACCTTTCGTGGGACAAATGGGTGATGGCCATGTAGACGGCGTCTACTCGATGGCAAAGGACCCGAACTCTCTCGATCATTTTGCCAGTGGCAGCGGTGATGGTGTGGTCAAGGTGTGGGATTTTACGACACATAAGGAGATTTGGAATACGCAGGCACATGAGAATATGGTGAAGGGTGTTTGCTGGACACCTGAGCAGAAGCTGCTCTCTTGCGCGAGCGACAAGACCGTTAAGCTGTTCGATCCGTATCGCTCATCATCCGAAACACCACCTTTGGCTACCTATCTAGGACAGACTCCTTTTACTGGTGTGTCGCATCACCGCAACATTCCTGCATTTGCTGCGTCGTCCTCTCAAATCTCGGTCTATGATCTTTCGCGACCGTCTTCTATGCCTTCTCAAACCCTCCACTGGCCCACCAGCGTTGATACCATCACATCCGTTGCCTTCAACCAGACCGAAACCTCGGTCCTTGCATCGACCGCCATGGACCGTTCCGTCATCATGTATGATCTTCGAACCTCGTCGCCGCTCTCGAAGCTTGTGCTCCGCCTCGCATCCAACGCCGTCTCTTGGAACCCTATGGAAGCGTTCAACTTCGCAGTTGCCAATGAAGACCACAATGTGTACATCTTCGATATGAGAAAGATGGACCGTGCCTTGAACGTGCTCAAGGACCATGTTTCAGCAGTCATGGATGTCGAGTTCAGTCCCACAGGTGAAGAACTCGTAACGGCATCGTATGACCGGACAGTCCGTCTATGGGACAGAGCGAAGGGTCATTCGCGCGACATTTACCACACGAAGAGAATGCAACG TGTCTTCTCTGCCAAGTTTACCCCCGACAATAAATACGTTCTCTCCGGCTCTGACGATGGCAACATCCGACTTTGGCGTACGAACGCTTCCGACCGCAGCGGAATCAAGAGCGCTCGTCAACGCGCGAAGCTTGAGTACGACCAGGCCCTGGTCAACAGGTACTCTCACATGCCAGAGATCCGGAGAATCAAACGCCAGCGCCATGTGCCTAAGACTATCAAGAAAGCTACTGAGATCAAGAGAGATGAGTTGGCTGCGATTAAGCGACGTGAAGACAATATTCGGAAGCACACTAAGAAGAGTGCTCTGTCGAAAAAGCAGCATGAGCGTGAGAAGATGATCTTGACGCAGGAGCAGTAA
- a CDS encoding uncharacterized protein (COG:Q;~EggNog:ENOG410PFJE;~InterPro:IPR036291,IPR002347;~PFAM:PF08659,PF00106,PF13561;~TransMembrane:3 (i31-51o63-81i102-121o);~go_process: GO:0055114 - oxidation-reduction process [Evidence IEA]), which yields MTKPPTSNLTSSPPSPPSRDKKWHHHITIDLFLSVLNRTLLHPWFAWMAVLSLRAQATPYTDLSFVLATIYASLLTILALTRAVNHRIAYGLPRSVDLNEEVVVVTGGASGLGLLIARIYGLRGVSVAVLDVKEVAEIEGWSDEVAGVEYYRCDIGSRREVEWALGRVKKELGTPTVLVNCAAARINGQSLLSLPAEAFQRTIRTNLLAVFNTCQVVLSGMLSAPNGGTIVNVSSVLGQLHAAGLSDYSASKAALSALHKTLEAELRVSGEYEKVKMLLVETGQLSTPLFDWVQTPSNFFAPVLEPVQVAQEIVAAIDEGRGGVIRLPAFAALARWYAVFPAGLQRIARWLSGIDHAVTKASPARPPFDRVAALQNLQSDSESVDTD from the exons ATGACCAAACCACCAACATCAAATCTAACCTCCTCACCCCCCAGTCCTCCATCCCGCGACAAAAAATGGCACCATCACATTACCAtcgacctcttcctctccgtcctCAACCGCACCCTCCTCCACCCCTGGTTCGCCTGGATGGCTGTCCTCAGCCTCCGCGCCCAAGCAACCCCCTACACAGACCTCTCCTTCGTCCTTGCAACAATCTACGCCTCCCTCCTGACAATCCTCGCTCTCACGCGCGCTGTGAACCACCGAATCGCGTACGGGTTGCCACGGTCTGTGGATCTGAATGAGGAGGTAGTAGTTGTGACTGGGGGCGCAAGTGGGTTGGGCTTGCTAATCGCGAGGATTTATGGGCTTAGGGGGGTTAGCGTGGCGGTTTTGGACGTGAAAGAGGTTGCAGAGATCGAGGGTTGGAGTGATGAGGTTGCGGGGGTTGAGTATTATAGGTGTGATATTGGGAGTCGGAGGGAGGTGGAGTGGGCGTTGGGGAGGGTGAAGAAGGAG TTGGGCACGCCAACAGTACTGGTGAACTGCGCAGCAGCACGAATCAACGGCCAATCGCTCCTCTCCCTACCAGCAGAAGCCTTCCAGAGAACCATCCGTACCAACTTACTCGCCGTTTTTAATACCTGCCAGGTGGTTCTGTCCGGTATGTTATCCGCTCCGAACGGCGGCACCATCGTCAATGTGAGCTCGGTCCTCGGACAGTTGCATGCGGCAGGACTCTCCGACTACTCTGCTAGTAAAGCTGCTCTCAGTGCCCTGCACAAGACGTTGGAGGCTGAGCTGCGTGTCTCAGGAGAGTATGAGAAGGTGAAGATGCTGCTGGTTGAAACGGGTCAGTTGTCAACGCCATTATTTGACTGGGTCCAGACACCAAGTAATTTCTTTGCACCGGTCCTTGAACCCGTGCAAGTTGCTCAGGAGATCGTGGCAGCTATTGATGAGGGGAGGGGTGGTGTGATCAGGTTGCCTGCTTTCGCTGCGCTTGCCAGATGGTATGCAGTGTTTCCCGCCGGATTGCAACGGATTGCTCGATGGTTGAGTGGAATCGACCATGCTGTGACCAAAGCATCACCCGCCCGGCCTCCGTTTGACCGTGTAGCAGCGCTTCAAAATTTGCAGAGTGATTCAGAATCAGTAGACACGGACTGA